The segment CGAATTTTTAGTAAAAGATTTTGGAATAATTATTAGATTACAGGGAAAAAATAGCAATAAAAACATAGTAGAAAAAATTTCAGAAAAGATATATAATATAATAGGTGACAATATTTTTGGAGAAGGCAATGATAGATTAGAAAATTTAGTTATCACTAAACTAAAAGAGAAAAATTTATCATTTTCTGTTGCAGAATCTTGTACAGGGGGATTACTTGCAGGAAAGATTGTTAGTGTTTCAGGAGCTTCAGAAGTATTTAAAGAAGGGTTAGTTACTTACAGTAATGAAGCTAAAATGGAAAAATTAGGAGTTAAAGAGGAAACATTAAAAAAATATGGAGCTGTAAGTGAAGAAACAGCTTTAGAAATGGTTAAGGGATTAAAAACAGATGTAGGAATCTCTGTTACAGGAATAGCAGGACCTTTAGGAGGAACAAAAGAAAAACCAGTAGGTTTAGTTTATTTTGGAATTAAAGTAAGGGATAAGTTTAAGGTAGAAAAAAGAATATTGGTAGGACCAAGAAACAAAATTAGAGAAAGAGCAACATTACAAAGTTTATTTTATCTAAATAAAATGTTGAAAGGAAATGCTTAATATGACTATAGGAGAAAAAATAAAAAAACATAGAACGGAAAAAGGTTTTTCACTAAGAGAATTGGCGAAAAAAGTAGAATTGTCAGCTAGTTTTTTATCACAAATAGAGCAAGGTAAAGCTTCTCCGTCAATAGAAAACTTAAAAAAAATAGCTAATAACTTAGAAGTAAGAGTAAGTTATCTTATAGAAGAAGAGGAAAAATTAGAAACTTTCCATGTAAAAAAAGAAGATATAAAATATGTGGAAAGTATAGATTCAAAAACTTCCATAGGACTTTTAACATCGTCTAAGTTAGAAAAAGATATGGAACCAATTATATATGAAATAAAACCTGGAGGAGAAAGTGGAAGAGGTTTCTTTAACCACCATGGAGAAGAGTTTATTTATATAATAGAAGGAAGTTTAGATATTTATATAGAAAATCAGGTTACTACTCTAAATGAGGGAGATAGTTTTTATTTTAAATCTACTTTAAATCATAGATTTAAAAATAATGGAAAAAAATTAACAAGAGCTATCTGGGTAGTTAGTCCACCTACATTTTAATATTTAAAAATTTGGAGGAAAAATGGAGTTAAAAATAGAAGTTTTAAATGCAATGAGATTAACAAAGCTTCTTATTGCAGCAAGTAGATGGTTGTCAAGACATGCAGATGTATTAAATGATTTAAATGTGTATCCTGTTCCAGATGGAGATACAGGAACAAATATGTCTATGACATTACAATCTGTAGAGAACCAACTTGTAAAACTAAATTATGAGCCAAAAATGGCAGAACTTTGTGAAATAGTATCAGAAGCAATTTTACTTGGAGCTAGAGGAAATTCAGGGACAATTTTATCTCAAATTATTCAAGGATTTTTAATGGGTATTCAAGAAAAAGAGGAAGCTACAGTAGAAGATGTAATAAAGGCTTTTGGACAAGCTAAAGAAAAAGCTTATAAAGCTGTAAGTAATCCAGTAGAAGGAACAATTTTAACTGTAATAAGAAGAGTATCAGAAGCTGCTGAAAGTTATGAGGGGGATAGGAATGATTTTATACCATTCTTAGTTTATCTAAAGAATGTTTCAGCTGAAGCTGTAGAAGAAACCCCAACACTTTTACCAAAATTAAAAGAGGCTGGAGTAGTCGATGCTGGAGGGAAAGGAATCTTTTATATTTTAGAAGGATTTGAAAAGTCTATTACAGACCCTCAAATGTTAGAAGACTTAGAAAGAATCATTCAATCTCAATCTAAAAGAAGAGAGATGTTAGATTCTACAGCTTTAGAAATGGAAGAGATAAAGTTTAAATATTGTACAGAATTTATAATAGAAAATGGAAGTTTTAATTTAGAAGAATATAAAGATAAAATAAGTCAATATGGTGATTCTATTGTTTGTGCTCAAACTTCTAAAAAGACAAAAACACATATTCATACAAATAATCCAGGAATCATATTAGAAATAGCTTGTGCTTTAGGAAGTTTATCTAATATGAAGATAGAGAATATGGAAATTCAACATCATAATAATAAATTATTTAAAGAGGAAGATTATACTTTAGTACAACAAAATATATTAATTAGGAATGAAAATGCTAGACCAATAGGATATTTTGCTATAGTTGATACTAAAGAAATGGGAGAAATATTTTTAAATATAGGAGCTGCTGGAGTTCTTATAGGAGGACAAACAAATAATCCAAGTGTAGCTGATATTGAAGAGGGAATAAAAAAATTAGATGCTCAAAAAATAATTGTTTTACCAAACAATAAAAATATAATATCAGCAGCCAAAATAGCTGCCGAAAGGTCAAATAAAGAGGTTACAGTTTTAGAAACTAAATCTATGCTTGAAGGGCATTATTTAATAAAAAATAAAGATTTAAAAATAGAAAGTGTTATTGAACATTTAAGTGTAAATACTTCTATTGAAATTACAAAAGCTGTTAGAGATACAAGAGTAGATAATTTAGAAATAGTTAAAGGAAATTATATAGCTATTGTTAATGGAAAAATTAAAGAAACTAACTCAAGTTTACAAAGTTTAATTTTAACATTAAAATCTAAATATTTAACTGAAAACACTTTAAATGTATTAGTGTCTTTAGGGAAAAATGTAGATGAAGAGATGACAGTAGAATTAAAAGATGTTCCTCAAGGAATAAGATATGAGGAAATTAATTGTAAACAAGAAAATTATTGTTATTATATTTATATAGAAAATAGAGACCCTAAATTACCAGAAATAGCAATTGTAACAGATTCTACATCTGATTTATCAGAGGAAATGATAAGAGATTATCCTAATTTAGAAATAATTCCTTTAAAAGTAAAATTAGATGGAGATAATTATTATAGAGATGGGGTAGATATTAGTAAACAAGAATTTTGGAGAAAAATAGTAGAAGGTGGACAGCTACCAAAAACTTCACAACCATCTCCAGCAGAATTCAAATCTCTTTATGAGAAATTATTTGCAAAAGGATATAAAAAAATTATATCAATTCATATTTCTGGAAAATTAAGTGGAACACAACAAGCTGCTAGAGTAGCTAGAGGAATGTTAAATAGAGAGGAAGATGTAATTATTATAGATTCTAAAACAGTAACATTTGCTTTAGGACATTTAGCAATAGAGGCTTCTAAAATGGCTATGGAAAGAAAATCTCTAAAAGAAATTACTGACTGGATAGAAGAAAGTAAGGAGTTAATGAAAGTATACTTTGTAGTAAAAGATTTAGATTACTTACAAAGAGGAGGAAGAATAGGAAAAGCTTCAGCTCTTATAGGGGGAATTTTTAGGGTTAAGCCAGTTCTTAAAGTTGAAAATGGAGAAGTCTCTGTAGAGGCTAAAGTTCTTGGAGAAAAAGGAGCTCTTCTTCATATGGAAAAAGTTATAAAATCAGCTAAAACTTCAATTATTTTATATACAGCTTGGGGTGGAAATCAAAGTTGTTTAACTAGTGCTGATAACTTAAAAACTATAGCTGAAAGATTTAAAAAAGTAGATTATAGAGGAAGAGTAGAAATAGGAGCTGTTATAGGTTCACATGCAGGGCCTGTGTATGGAATAGGAATAATGGATAAAATTAGATAATAAAATTTTAAGGACTCGACGAGAGTCCTTTCTATATTTTAAATTATAATAGATGGTTGGAGGAGAAA is part of the Fusobacterium sp. FSA-380-WT-3A genome and harbors:
- a CDS encoding helix-turn-helix domain-containing protein, which gives rise to MTIGEKIKKHRTEKGFSLRELAKKVELSASFLSQIEQGKASPSIENLKKIANNLEVRVSYLIEEEEKLETFHVKKEDIKYVESIDSKTSIGLLTSSKLEKDMEPIIYEIKPGGESGRGFFNHHGEEFIYIIEGSLDIYIENQVTTLNEGDSFYFKSTLNHRFKNNGKKLTRAIWVVSPPTF
- a CDS encoding DegV family EDD domain-containing protein; protein product: MELKIEVLNAMRLTKLLIAASRWLSRHADVLNDLNVYPVPDGDTGTNMSMTLQSVENQLVKLNYEPKMAELCEIVSEAILLGARGNSGTILSQIIQGFLMGIQEKEEATVEDVIKAFGQAKEKAYKAVSNPVEGTILTVIRRVSEAAESYEGDRNDFIPFLVYLKNVSAEAVEETPTLLPKLKEAGVVDAGGKGIFYILEGFEKSITDPQMLEDLERIIQSQSKRREMLDSTALEMEEIKFKYCTEFIIENGSFNLEEYKDKISQYGDSIVCAQTSKKTKTHIHTNNPGIILEIACALGSLSNMKIENMEIQHHNNKLFKEEDYTLVQQNILIRNENARPIGYFAIVDTKEMGEIFLNIGAAGVLIGGQTNNPSVADIEEGIKKLDAQKIIVLPNNKNIISAAKIAAERSNKEVTVLETKSMLEGHYLIKNKDLKIESVIEHLSVNTSIEITKAVRDTRVDNLEIVKGNYIAIVNGKIKETNSSLQSLILTLKSKYLTENTLNVLVSLGKNVDEEMTVELKDVPQGIRYEEINCKQENYCYYIYIENRDPKLPEIAIVTDSTSDLSEEMIRDYPNLEIIPLKVKLDGDNYYRDGVDISKQEFWRKIVEGGQLPKTSQPSPAEFKSLYEKLFAKGYKKIISIHISGKLSGTQQAARVARGMLNREEDVIIIDSKTVTFALGHLAIEASKMAMERKSLKEITDWIEESKELMKVYFVVKDLDYLQRGGRIGKASALIGGIFRVKPVLKVENGEVSVEAKVLGEKGALLHMEKVIKSAKTSIILYTAWGGNQSCLTSADNLKTIAERFKKVDYRGRVEIGAVIGSHAGPVYGIGIMDKIR